ACCGAATTTCGGCCTCGACATTCCGGGGCCGTGGGCCGTTTCGATCGAGGATGCGTTCGTCGTCGGTGCGTTCACGGCGCTTCTGGCGCGCTGCATCGTCGAGCGGCGGCCGATCATTCCGCGCGACGAGCCCGCGGCGAATTACCTGCTCGCGTTTCTTGGCCTGGCGGTCCTCTCGCTCGTGAAGGTCGTCATGATCTCGCCAGGCACGCTCATGATGATCGTCAAGGATCTCATGCGCCTCGCGATGCTCGTGCTGCTTTTTTTCGCCGTGCTCGACACCGCGCGCACGCCGGCGAACATCCGCACGGCGATCCGCGCGATCATCCTGCTTTCGGTGCCGATGGCCGCGATAAGCTGGTACATCTACCTGACCGAGAGCCCGTTTTTTTATTACATCCTCACGATGAAACCGGCGTATCTTTTCTACAAGACCAAAATTCTACGCATGATTTCGATCATGGGATCGACCAGCTTTTCGGGCCTGTATTTCGCGATCGCGCTGGCTCTCGCCGCCACGTTCCCCCGGCGATCGGGCGCGCGCCACATCCGCCTCGCCTATGTCGCGCTGATTTCCGTGCTCACCTCTTGCCTGGTGATGACCTTCAATCGCGGCACGTGGGTCGGCGTGCTCCTCGGCCTGACGATGCTGATGTTCCTGGGCCGCCTGTCGTTCAAGAAAGTTTCCGTCGCGCTGATTCTCGTCGTCGCGCTCCTTTTGTTCGGCATGACGAATCTTTTTTCGATTCTCGATGTCGAGCAAAAGGTGAATGTGCTCGTCGAGGTCTCGCGCTCCTCCGGCCAGGCGCGCATCACGCGATGGATGTCCGCCGCGAACGTCATGCTCGATCAGCCGCTGCTCGGCGTCGGTTACAACAACTACGCTTACAACTACGGCCGCTATTCGATCGAGGAAGGCTGGGTGCCGCTATACGGTTCGCCGCACAATATGTACGTCGATCTGCTCACCGGCACCGGCCTTGTCGGATTCGGCATCTTCGCCATGTTCCTTCGGCGGATGTGGCGGTTGCACTATGAAAACTGGAAGTACGCCGTCGACCCCGAACTCAAGTCGATCGCGCTTGGCCTTCTGCTCGTGTACGTGTTTTTCGTCGGCGCGTCGCTGTTCGACTCGTTTCTTTTCAAGCCGCACCACACCTCGCACCTCGTTTTCATTCTCTTTGCGCTCACCGCCGCGATACGGCGCATCCGCCGGGCCGAAGCCGCGTCCGCGGAAATCGAACCTGTGGCGAAGGCGGCCTGACGCGCCATGACCTCCGACCCGCTCGACGACTCCGCCTTCGAACGCATCCTCATCCACAAGCCCGATCACGCGGGCGACATCGTCCTTGCTGCGCCCGTTGTTGACGCGATTCGCCGCCGATTCGCGCGCGCGCACATCACCGCCGCGCTCGATGCGGGCGCCGCGCCCTTCCTCGACGCGCTCGCGCCGGCCGATGCGTACATCCTTGTCGGCGGGCCGTGGTGGTGGCGCCGGCCCGGTCACGCCGCGCGCTATCTGGCGCGCGTCATGCGCGGGCGGTTTACGCTTGTCGTCAACCTGCGCCACGATTTTCGCGACATCGCCCTTTTGTCGCTGGTATCGCGGCGTCTCGCGACATTCACGCACCGCCGATTCGGAACACGCGCGGCGTTCGCCGTCGCGCCGCCCGGGCCGGACGAACCCGAAGCGTCGAATCTGGCACGCGTGGCCGAGGCGCTTGGCGCGGTCGTCGCCGACAACTTTCGCGCGCCGGTCGATACGCGCGCTCTGGCGATCACGGACACGCTGCCGGCCGACGCGCCACTCGTGGCATTTCATCCGTTCGCCGGCACGAGCGCGAAAGCCTGGACGCACGACGCCGCCGCGCAATTCGCGAGCCGGTTGACCGGCGCGGGCGCGCGGATCGTGTTGATCGGCGACGCGCGGCACGCGGCGGACGCGGCGCGGCTCGCCCGGGAGATCCCGGATACGACGAATCTTGTCGGACGCACGACGGCCGCGGAGCTTGTCGCGGTGATCCGCCGCGCGGACGCGCTTGTTTGCACGGACTCCGCGCCCGGGCACATCGCGCCTTTTGTCGGCACGCCGGCGGTATCGCTCATGAGCGGCACGAACGTCGCCGCGCGCTGGGCGCCCGCCGGCGCCATCGTCCTTACGAATGACGTCCGCTGCGCGCCGTGCGGACTGCGCGCGTGCGTCGTGGCGGGACATCCGTGCATGACGGGGATCGACGCCGACGCCGTCGCGGACGCGGCCTTGCGCGCGATGGGGACGGCGCGATGAGCGCGAAAGATGCGCCGATTCGCGTGTTGATCGACGCGACCGCCATCCCCCCGGCCGGCATGACCGGCGCGGCGCGCTACGTTCACCTGCTTGTGGGCGCGC
This genomic stretch from bacterium harbors:
- a CDS encoding O-antigen ligase family protein: MSEAFGDFARRAAMHRDTKAVIAVAVVIILSWATGKAVADQSIGLPLTLVGAAGAYMLFFRPAAMMWIAPLAMCIPNFGLDIPGPWAVSIEDAFVVGAFTALLARCIVERRPIIPRDEPAANYLLAFLGLAVLSLVKVVMISPGTLMMIVKDLMRLAMLVLLFFAVLDTARTPANIRTAIRAIILLSVPMAAISWYIYLTESPFFYYILTMKPAYLFYKTKILRMISIMGSTSFSGLYFAIALALAATFPRRSGARHIRLAYVALISVLTSCLVMTFNRGTWVGVLLGLTMLMFLGRLSFKKVSVALILVVALLLFGMTNLFSILDVEQKVNVLVEVSRSSGQARITRWMSAANVMLDQPLLGVGYNNYAYNYGRYSIEEGWVPLYGSPHNMYVDLLTGTGLVGFGIFAMFLRRMWRLHYENWKYAVDPELKSIALGLLLVYVFFVGASLFDSFLFKPHHTSHLVFILFALTAAIRRIRRAEAASAEIEPVAKAA
- a CDS encoding glycosyltransferase family 9 protein, translated to MTSDPLDDSAFERILIHKPDHAGDIVLAAPVVDAIRRRFARAHITAALDAGAAPFLDALAPADAYILVGGPWWWRRPGHAARYLARVMRGRFTLVVNLRHDFRDIALLSLVSRRLATFTHRRFGTRAAFAVAPPGPDEPEASNLARVAEALGAVVADNFRAPVDTRALAITDTLPADAPLVAFHPFAGTSAKAWTHDAAAQFASRLTGAGARIVLIGDARHAADAARLAREIPDTTNLVGRTTAAELVAVIRRADALVCTDSAPGHIAPFVGTPAVSLMSGTNVAARWAPAGAIVLTNDVRCAPCGLRACVVAGHPCMTGIDADAVADAALRAMGTAR